The Cerasicoccus sp. TK19100 genome window below encodes:
- a CDS encoding efflux transporter outer membrane subunit — MFEMLLNQISRLRGAVAVAGVVLAGCTVGPDYKAPEYAAPTSYSGLLDQDGDVVQMPESGQWWDVFNDAELSALIEQANVENRSLRAAFNRWQRAETLIRREEAEGLPQVGAEASYTREKLSKETFTNYNDTTQNVYNLGAAAAMEIDLFGRVRRLVEAAAADADAEREALADLRLFIQTEVAITYYQIRAIESQIANVEGSIGTRQQSLDVVVKRFEGGAVSELDVAQAESLLASTRSDLAQLKRQQAVLVNALSVLTGQPAPEFSLAVAPLEGYPPMVPAGIPSELLLRRPDIRQSERALAAANARIGVATANFYPRVSIAGDIGLSALDAAQWFKSSAGFWAISPQVSVPLFEGGRLRANLDESELAYTQSVAEYEQTVLDAFAEVENALDSWQWLRIQREAEIASSEAALRAQRISSEQYDGGLIDYTTALDSERTALDSERRLAIATGLEYVNAVRLVRAIGGSW; from the coding sequence ATGTTTGAAATGCTGCTGAACCAAATTTCAAGACTGAGAGGGGCTGTCGCCGTTGCGGGCGTGGTGCTTGCGGGGTGCACGGTGGGGCCGGATTACAAGGCACCGGAGTATGCGGCACCCACGAGCTATTCCGGCTTGCTGGACCAGGATGGCGACGTCGTGCAGATGCCGGAGTCTGGCCAATGGTGGGACGTGTTTAACGACGCCGAACTGAGCGCGCTCATCGAGCAGGCCAATGTGGAAAACCGCTCACTGCGCGCTGCGTTCAATCGCTGGCAACGGGCGGAAACGCTGATCCGCCGGGAGGAAGCCGAGGGCTTACCACAGGTCGGTGCCGAGGCCAGCTACACCCGCGAAAAGCTGAGCAAGGAAACTTTTACTAATTACAACGACACTACGCAGAATGTTTACAATCTGGGTGCGGCGGCCGCGATGGAAATTGACCTCTTTGGCCGGGTGCGTCGCCTGGTGGAAGCCGCGGCGGCCGATGCCGATGCCGAGCGCGAGGCTCTGGCCGATCTGCGACTGTTTATCCAGACCGAAGTCGCGATCACTTACTACCAGATACGCGCCATCGAATCGCAGATTGCCAACGTCGAGGGGAGCATCGGCACACGTCAGCAGTCGCTGGATGTCGTCGTTAAGCGCTTCGAAGGCGGTGCAGTGAGCGAGCTGGATGTCGCGCAGGCCGAGTCGCTATTGGCTAGCACGCGTTCGGATTTGGCTCAGCTGAAGCGTCAGCAGGCAGTGCTGGTCAATGCGCTGTCCGTGTTGACCGGCCAACCGGCACCGGAGTTTTCGCTGGCAGTCGCGCCGCTGGAAGGCTATCCGCCAATGGTGCCAGCCGGTATCCCGTCGGAGTTGCTTTTGCGCCGACCAGACATCCGCCAGAGCGAACGGGCACTGGCCGCGGCAAACGCCCGCATTGGCGTGGCGACGGCGAATTTTTATCCGCGCGTCAGCATCGCGGGTGACATTGGTTTATCGGCGCTGGATGCGGCGCAGTGGTTCAAATCGAGCGCGGGCTTCTGGGCGATATCGCCACAGGTTTCGGTGCCGCTCTTTGAGGGCGGTCGCCTGCGGGCCAACTTGGACGAGAGCGAGCTGGCCTACACGCAGTCCGTCGCGGAGTATGAGCAGACCGTGCTCGACGCCTTTGCCGAGGTGGAGAACGCACTCGACTCCTGGCAATGGCTGCGCATCCAGCGCGAGGCCGAGATTGCCTCCAGCGAAGCGGCTTTACGCGCCCAACGAATTTCCAGTGAGCAATACGACGGCGGCCTGATCGACTACACGACCGCCCTGGATTCCGAGCGAACCGCGCTCGACAGTGAACGGCGCCTGGCGATTGCCACGGGCCTGGAATACGTGAATGCCGTGCGCCTGGTGCGGGCGATTGGCGGCAGTTGGTAA
- a CDS encoding MbnP family protein: protein MSIAHHYDGQRLQLDSLRYETRAGETFSLTRLSYLLSNFALQSESGEWVEIADSVAWVDLASRRESIWLENIPDGRYRALRFAVGVESARNHADPSAWPADHPLNPALNNLHWGWQGGYIFAAIEGRYREGESLSGFVYHLANDWNYRLVTLPLTFQAEDAVEIHLSLDLASWFHAPEPIAFAADGVSTHSREGDLVAAKLATNILSAFSVSRIVKHNPGAMVASVTPIDMPDHFEPYPFRLSGRFPRPALPPDNPLIVERVELGRRLFFDHRLSRSNRISCVNCHQPEEAFADRRVMSMGVDRQRTARHSMPLFNLAWKEHFFWDGRVTGLREQVLHPIIDPVEMGSDMDALLAELKADQYYRIAFKEAFGEGEISERNLGLALESFLLTLTSFDSRFDQAMRGEAELTTTEKRGFELFMTEFEPRSRQFGADCFHCHGGALFSDNQFHNNGLALLRGDTGRGKVTGKSADVGKFVTPSLRNVALTAPYMHDGRFATLEEVIEHYSSGVESSETLDPNLAKHPRGGLNLSTEDQAALVAFLKTLSDPQFQPKPHRHHQYDDRRDESHARLRQLVR, encoded by the coding sequence GTGTCCATCGCTCATCACTACGACGGGCAGCGGTTGCAACTGGATTCACTTCGCTACGAAACGCGGGCAGGGGAAACCTTTTCGCTTACCCGGCTTAGCTACTTGCTGAGTAACTTTGCATTGCAAAGTGAAAGTGGTGAATGGGTGGAAATCGCTGACAGCGTGGCTTGGGTCGATTTGGCCAGCCGCCGGGAAAGCATTTGGCTAGAGAATATTCCTGATGGTCGTTATCGGGCCTTGCGCTTTGCGGTGGGGGTCGAGAGCGCGCGTAATCATGCTGACCCGAGTGCTTGGCCGGCGGACCATCCGCTCAACCCTGCGCTGAACAATCTGCATTGGGGCTGGCAGGGCGGTTATATTTTTGCCGCGATTGAAGGTCGCTATCGTGAGGGTGAATCCCTGTCCGGTTTTGTCTATCACTTGGCGAATGATTGGAACTACCGACTCGTTACATTGCCGTTGACCTTTCAGGCGGAGGATGCGGTCGAGATTCATTTGAGCCTCGATTTGGCGTCTTGGTTTCATGCGCCTGAGCCGATCGCCTTTGCCGCCGACGGCGTATCAACGCACTCGCGGGAAGGGGACTTAGTTGCTGCCAAGCTGGCCACCAATATATTGAGCGCCTTTTCGGTGTCGCGTATCGTTAAACACAACCCAGGTGCGATGGTGGCATCGGTAACGCCCATTGACATGCCGGATCATTTTGAGCCATATCCGTTCCGCTTGAGTGGGCGGTTTCCACGGCCGGCACTGCCTCCGGACAACCCGCTGATTGTCGAGCGCGTAGAGTTGGGGCGCAGACTTTTTTTTGATCACCGCCTTTCGCGTAGCAACCGTATATCTTGCGTCAACTGTCACCAGCCTGAGGAGGCCTTTGCAGACCGCCGCGTCATGAGTATGGGGGTTGATCGTCAGCGAACGGCAAGGCATTCAATGCCGCTCTTTAACCTGGCATGGAAGGAGCATTTTTTCTGGGATGGCCGCGTGACCGGCCTTCGCGAGCAGGTGCTGCATCCGATCATCGATCCGGTTGAGATGGGGTCCGATATGGATGCACTTCTGGCTGAACTGAAGGCTGATCAATATTATCGTATAGCGTTCAAGGAAGCATTCGGTGAGGGTGAAATCAGCGAGAGGAACCTTGGGTTGGCCTTGGAAAGTTTCTTGTTAACCCTGACCTCGTTCGACTCGCGATTTGATCAGGCGATGCGTGGCGAAGCGGAACTGACCACCACTGAAAAGCGTGGCTTCGAACTTTTCATGACCGAGTTTGAGCCGCGCTCGCGACAGTTCGGAGCAGATTGTTTTCACTGCCACGGTGGGGCGCTTTTCAGCGACAATCAATTTCACAACAACGGCCTGGCATTGCTGCGGGGGGACACTGGTCGCGGCAAGGTGACGGGTAAGTCGGCGGATGTGGGCAAGTTCGTGACGCCTTCGTTGCGCAACGTGGCGCTAACTGCGCCGTACATGCATGATGGGCGCTTCGCGACTCTGGAGGAAGTGATCGAACACTACAGTAGCGGGGTTGAGTCATCGGAAACGCTGGACCCAAATCTGGCTAAGCATCCGCGTGGTGGGCTGAACCTGAGCACGGAGGACCAGGCTGCGCTGGTGGCATTTTTAAAGACGTTAAGCGACCCACAGTTTCAGCCAAAGCCGCACCGACACCATCAGTATGACGATCGCCGTGATGAGTCGCACGCGCGCTTGAGGCAGCTTGTTCGTTAG
- a CDS encoding efflux RND transporter permease subunit, whose translation MNISHFFIDRPRFAVVLSLVIMIIGGLSYFSLPTAQFPEVSPPTVVVRASLPGATPETLADTVAAPLEQEINGVENMIYMASSSTADGSVQITITFELGTDLDTAQVLVQNRVAVAEPRLPEQTRQIGITVEKSVPDLLLVVQMYSPDNSLDREYVSNYAIRQVRESLRRIDGVGAVRTFGSREYSMRVWLDPERMANLEITTGDIVDALREQNVQVAAGIIGQEPRQSDSAYQLSVSTLGRLSTVEQFEDVVVKRDDAEGAVVFLQDVARIELGAVDYNVNNYMGTTPAVAMPINQRPGSNALATSQRIREEMKELEKSFPPGLAYDIIYDPTVFISESIDAVFHTILEAIVLVVIVIIVFLQSWRASLIPLTAIPVSLIGTFAAMAALDFSINNLTLFGMVLAIGIVVDDAIVVVENIERNLDQGLSNRDAARKAMTEITGPLISATLVMAAIFIPTAFLPGLTGQFYRQFALTIAISVGISGFVSLTLSPALGVFLLRPHGAKPDFIQRIIDFCFGWFFKAFNWAFGRFTNGYSNIIQRFVRMGFIASLIFVGLLVLTGWGFKLVPGGFVPPTDQGYGIVVLQLPDGASLERTDELVQEVAGRALEIDGIANVVAFAGFNGATFANSTNSAAIFTPFDPFDERKDPELSGEAILGRLQASLADIRDAFVIVIPPPSVRGIGNGGGWKMQVQDRAGLGYTALQDATMQLMMAANQEPGLNQVFTPFRANVPQLYVEVDREKAKMLDVPLSNIFQTLQVFLGSLYINDVNLFGRTYRLTAQAESEFRDEAEDISRLKTRNAAGQMVPLGSLVDVQSIAGPDRVVRYNLFPSAELQGNTSPGYSTGQSLETMARLADEILPPGMSFEWTDLAYQQEKVGNSSLYIFPLAVLFVFFVLVAQYENWSLPLAVIIIVPLCLFGAIWLIWLRGMDNNILNQIGFVVLIGLAAKNAILIVEFAKQQEDAGVDTHTAASEASRLRLRPILMTSFAFILGVVPLMIASGAGWEMRQALGTPVFGGMLFVTLVGIFLTPAFYVMIRKLTAGRRGAGG comes from the coding sequence ATGAATATTTCCCACTTCTTTATCGACCGGCCGCGCTTTGCCGTGGTGCTTTCGCTGGTGATTATGATCATCGGCGGGCTGTCGTATTTTAGCCTGCCCACGGCGCAGTTCCCCGAGGTATCGCCGCCCACGGTAGTGGTGCGCGCCAGCCTTCCGGGCGCAACGCCGGAAACTTTGGCCGATACCGTTGCCGCTCCGCTGGAGCAGGAGATTAACGGCGTCGAAAACATGATCTACATGGCCTCGTCGAGTACGGCGGACGGCTCAGTGCAGATAACGATCACCTTCGAGCTCGGGACCGATCTCGATACGGCGCAGGTGCTCGTGCAGAACCGCGTGGCCGTGGCGGAGCCGAGATTGCCCGAGCAGACGCGGCAGATCGGCATCACCGTGGAAAAGAGCGTGCCGGACTTGCTGCTCGTTGTGCAAATGTATTCGCCGGACAACTCGTTGGACCGCGAATACGTGAGTAACTACGCGATCCGCCAAGTGCGTGAGTCGCTGCGCCGCATTGATGGCGTTGGCGCGGTGCGCACCTTTGGTTCGCGCGAATATAGCATGCGTGTGTGGCTCGACCCGGAGCGCATGGCGAACCTGGAGATCACCACTGGCGACATCGTGGACGCGCTGCGCGAGCAAAACGTGCAGGTGGCCGCGGGCATCATTGGCCAGGAGCCGCGGCAGAGCGACAGCGCCTACCAACTGAGCGTCAGCACGCTCGGCCGCCTAAGCACGGTGGAACAGTTTGAAGACGTGGTCGTCAAGCGCGACGACGCCGAGGGGGCCGTGGTGTTTCTGCAAGACGTTGCCCGCATCGAACTGGGTGCCGTTGACTACAACGTGAACAATTACATGGGCACGACGCCCGCCGTCGCGATGCCCATTAACCAACGCCCGGGCTCCAACGCGTTGGCGACTTCGCAGCGTATCCGCGAAGAAATGAAGGAGCTGGAAAAATCGTTTCCGCCCGGCTTAGCCTACGACATTATCTACGACCCGACGGTGTTCATCAGCGAGTCGATTGACGCCGTTTTCCACACGATCCTCGAAGCCATCGTGCTCGTGGTGATCGTGATCATCGTGTTCCTGCAATCGTGGCGTGCATCCCTGATTCCACTCACGGCGATCCCGGTTTCGTTGATCGGCACGTTCGCGGCGATGGCGGCGTTGGACTTTTCCATCAACAACCTGACGCTGTTCGGCATGGTGCTCGCCATTGGTATCGTGGTGGACGACGCCATTGTCGTGGTGGAGAACATTGAGCGAAACCTCGACCAGGGTTTGTCGAACCGCGATGCCGCACGCAAGGCGATGACAGAGATTACCGGGCCGCTGATTTCGGCGACGCTGGTGATGGCGGCGATCTTTATACCGACGGCGTTTCTGCCCGGCTTGACCGGCCAGTTCTATCGCCAGTTCGCGTTGACGATCGCGATCTCTGTGGGCATTTCCGGATTCGTTTCGCTGACGCTGAGCCCCGCACTGGGCGTGTTCCTACTGCGGCCTCATGGCGCGAAGCCGGACTTTATTCAGCGCATTATCGACTTCTGCTTTGGCTGGTTTTTCAAAGCGTTCAACTGGGCCTTCGGTCGCTTCACCAACGGGTATTCCAACATCATTCAGCGCTTCGTGCGGATGGGCTTTATTGCCTCGTTGATCTTTGTCGGGCTGCTGGTGCTAACGGGCTGGGGCTTCAAACTCGTGCCGGGTGGCTTCGTGCCGCCGACGGACCAGGGCTACGGCATCGTCGTTTTGCAACTGCCCGATGGCGCTTCACTGGAGCGTACGGATGAACTGGTGCAAGAGGTGGCGGGCCGCGCTCTGGAGATCGACGGCATTGCCAATGTGGTCGCCTTTGCTGGCTTTAACGGCGCGACCTTTGCCAACTCGACCAACTCCGCAGCGATCTTTACGCCCTTCGATCCATTTGACGAACGCAAGGACCCAGAGCTGAGCGGTGAGGCTATTTTGGGGCGTTTACAAGCGAGCCTGGCCGATATTCGCGACGCCTTCGTGATTGTGATTCCGCCGCCCTCGGTGCGCGGCATCGGTAACGGTGGCGGCTGGAAAATGCAGGTGCAGGATCGCGCGGGTCTGGGCTATACGGCACTGCAAGACGCGACGATGCAGCTGATGATGGCGGCCAATCAGGAGCCCGGGCTTAACCAGGTCTTCACGCCGTTTCGCGCGAACGTGCCGCAACTGTATGTGGAGGTCGACCGCGAAAAGGCAAAGATGCTCGACGTGCCGTTGAGCAACATCTTCCAGACGCTACAGGTGTTCCTCGGCTCGCTGTATATTAACGACGTCAACCTCTTTGGTCGCACCTATCGACTCACGGCGCAAGCGGAGTCAGAATTCCGCGACGAGGCCGAGGATATTTCCCGGCTGAAAACGCGTAATGCTGCCGGGCAGATGGTGCCGTTGGGCTCACTGGTGGATGTCCAATCCATTGCTGGTCCGGACCGCGTGGTGCGTTACAACCTGTTCCCGTCCGCGGAGTTACAGGGCAATACCTCGCCTGGTTACAGCACGGGGCAATCGCTCGAAACGATGGCGCGACTGGCCGATGAAATATTGCCGCCGGGCATGAGCTTTGAGTGGACCGATCTGGCTTATCAACAGGAGAAGGTGGGCAACTCCAGCCTGTATATTTTCCCCTTGGCGGTGCTGTTCGTGTTCTTCGTGCTCGTGGCGCAGTATGAGAACTGGTCGCTGCCGCTGGCGGTGATTATCATCGTGCCGCTCTGCTTGTTTGGTGCGATCTGGCTGATCTGGCTGCGCGGCATGGATAACAATATCCTGAACCAAATCGGCTTCGTGGTGTTGATCGGCCTGGCGGCGAAAAACGCGATTCTAATCGTGGAGTTCGCCAAGCAGCAAGAGGACGCCGGAGTCGATACGCATACGGCGGCCAGCGAGGCTTCGCGCCTGCGCTTGCGGCCGATCCTGATGACCTCGTTTGCGTTCATTCTGGGCGTGGTGCCGCTGATGATCGCCTCGGGTGCCGGCTGGGAAATGCGTCAGGCTCTGGGCACACCGGTCTTTGGCGGTATGCTGTTCGTTACTCTGGTCGGTATCTTTTTAACGCCCGCCTTTTACGTGATGATACGCAAGCTGACCGCTGGCCGCAGAGGAGCGGGCGGCTAA
- a CDS encoding HlyD family secretion protein, with translation MELLVTIAYFFFIRLLFFDYKLLPWNLFTQFIVFGLYAAAALTEVLLLGQFTPYSKFAFVQNYVVQMAPEYGGRVEEVYIHANEPVKEGDPLFKMDPKPWEDRVKKHQAELVLAKAQVATQLAQIDEAKARVEQAKAQVELEKEKLEELTAANKKNAVATIRIQQQQQTLKNAEAQLEVNIATLRSANIAYDAMMDGQHAKVAEIEAELALAQYNLDQVIIRAPSDGYVPNMQLYPGSFIRMKQPVMPFVNDQEYWIVGEFDQRGMQHVRVGDKAEVAFAMYPGKVFEAEVISIGWASYGAQGTPSGMIPHEGMNHPSLGYAMRLKITNEDPDYPIRFGSAALIAVHSKKAIDLLVVLRQIEIRSESYLNYLFNPF, from the coding sequence ATGGAGCTGCTAGTCACGATCGCCTATTTCTTTTTCATCCGGCTGCTGTTTTTTGATTACAAGCTGCTGCCGTGGAATCTCTTTACGCAATTCATTGTGTTTGGCTTGTATGCCGCAGCGGCGCTGACCGAGGTGCTGCTGCTGGGGCAATTTACGCCCTACAGTAAATTTGCCTTCGTGCAAAATTACGTGGTGCAGATGGCTCCGGAGTATGGTGGCCGCGTTGAGGAAGTTTACATCCACGCCAACGAACCCGTGAAAGAGGGCGACCCGCTCTTTAAGATGGATCCGAAGCCATGGGAAGACCGCGTGAAGAAACACCAGGCCGAGTTGGTGCTCGCCAAGGCCCAGGTTGCGACTCAACTGGCTCAGATCGATGAAGCTAAAGCACGCGTTGAGCAGGCCAAGGCCCAAGTCGAACTCGAAAAGGAAAAGCTCGAAGAGCTCACCGCTGCGAATAAGAAGAACGCCGTCGCCACCATACGCATTCAGCAGCAGCAGCAGACATTGAAAAACGCCGAGGCGCAACTGGAGGTCAACATCGCGACCTTGCGCTCGGCCAACATTGCCTACGATGCGATGATGGACGGGCAACACGCAAAGGTGGCCGAGATCGAGGCCGAGCTGGCACTTGCGCAATATAATTTAGACCAGGTCATCATCCGCGCGCCGTCCGACGGCTATGTGCCGAACATGCAGCTTTATCCGGGATCTTTCATCCGTATGAAGCAGCCGGTGATGCCGTTCGTCAACGATCAGGAATACTGGATCGTGGGTGAGTTTGATCAGCGCGGCATGCAGCATGTGCGCGTGGGAGACAAGGCCGAGGTGGCTTTTGCCATGTATCCAGGGAAGGTATTTGAAGCCGAGGTGATCAGCATCGGTTGGGCTTCCTATGGCGCTCAAGGTACGCCCAGCGGCATGATCCCGCACGAGGGTATGAACCACCCGAGTCTGGGTTACGCCATGCGGCTTAAGATTACGAACGAAGATCCGGACTATCCCATTCGCTTTGGCTCGGCAGCGCTAATCGCCGTTCACTCGAAGAAGGCGATCGATTTATTGGTCGTTTTGCGACAAATCGAAATCCGTTCCGAGAGCTACCTGAACTACCTGTTCAACCCCTTCTAA
- a CDS encoding efflux RND transporter periplasmic adaptor subunit yields the protein MTTKPIFAFAALAATIILAGCQEEAPAAQERPPLDINVASPEVQSLIEWATFTGRLQAVEDVDILARVSGYLDSVHFEEGQLVEKGDLLFEIDPRPFQAEVNLAKARLAQAEAAKTLSDANKKRAEDLIRSNAISREQLDIRNSEALQAEADVMAAQAELEAAELDLEFTRIKAPITGIAGLYGVTEGNLVRGGEGQATLLTTVVPQDPIYVYFDVDERTYLQGIRRIQSGELPGRADNGHMPVEIQLSDENDFNHKGVINFKDNQLTPGTATMRVRGLLENPDGLLTPGMFARVRTPASKEAERILIPDLAVLTDQELKYVWVVGPDNIVQRRTVEVGPLHGKLRTIRSGLEANERVAVSGIQFLQPGMPVTPRENAGQ from the coding sequence ATGACTACCAAACCTATTTTTGCCTTCGCTGCGCTCGCGGCGACTATCATTTTAGCGGGCTGCCAGGAAGAGGCACCCGCCGCCCAAGAGCGTCCGCCGTTGGATATTAACGTCGCATCGCCAGAGGTGCAGTCTCTGATCGAATGGGCCACATTTACCGGCCGTCTGCAAGCGGTGGAGGATGTGGACATCCTCGCCCGCGTGAGTGGCTATCTGGACTCGGTCCATTTCGAGGAAGGCCAACTGGTGGAGAAGGGCGACTTGCTCTTTGAGATCGACCCGCGTCCTTTTCAGGCGGAGGTCAATCTCGCCAAGGCACGTCTGGCGCAGGCCGAGGCGGCCAAGACCTTGAGCGACGCCAATAAAAAGCGCGCGGAGGACCTTATCCGCTCCAATGCGATTTCCCGCGAGCAGCTGGATATCCGCAACAGCGAGGCGCTGCAAGCCGAGGCCGATGTGATGGCGGCGCAGGCGGAGCTGGAAGCGGCCGAGCTCGACCTGGAGTTCACACGCATCAAGGCACCGATCACCGGCATTGCCGGTCTTTACGGAGTCACCGAGGGTAATCTTGTTCGTGGCGGCGAAGGCCAGGCGACCTTGTTGACAACCGTCGTGCCACAGGACCCGATTTACGTTTACTTCGATGTGGACGAGCGCACCTACCTGCAAGGAATCCGCCGGATTCAGTCGGGTGAGTTGCCCGGTCGCGCGGACAACGGCCACATGCCGGTGGAGATCCAGCTCTCGGACGAGAATGATTTTAACCACAAAGGCGTGATCAACTTTAAGGACAATCAACTGACGCCCGGCACCGCGACGATGCGGGTGCGCGGTCTGCTGGAAAATCCTGATGGCTTGCTGACGCCGGGCATGTTCGCCCGTGTGCGCACACCGGCTTCCAAGGAAGCCGAGCGTATCCTGATACCGGACTTGGCAGTGCTGACTGACCAGGAGTTGAAATATGTTTGGGTCGTTGGCCCAGATAACATCGTGCAACGCCGAACGGTAGAAGTCGGCCCGTTGCACGGCAAGCTGCGCACGATCCGCTCTGGCCTTGAAGCCAATGAGCGGGTGGCGGTTTCCGGCATCCAGTTTCTCCAGCCGGGCATGCCGGTGACGCCGCGCGAAAACGCCGGTCAATAA
- a CDS encoding efflux transporter outer membrane subunit — MKKSGRWLGALAAVAFLGGCTVGEDYKEPQIETPDAWHNAIMQEAPDEPSAPIQAWWEIFNDPVLNELIEQARESNLTAEAALVSVREARARLAFTGAQNLPEVGARARASSTKLSDNGALSQVAPPGGFKSQGMMVFGLDAAWEIDVFGRIRREVEAESARYEASVESYRDVLVSLYAEVALAYIEIRSSQAHIAKATQNIDAQTKSLDLTEERFRDGLTSALDIEQAKSNLYATQAAIPMFRIRMNQAYNRLTVLCGKDIDELQTMIGDTGVMPQPAMNLSVGVPADLLRQRPDVRRAEREIAAATAMIGAATAELYPRFALKGSIGLESRSASSLFDSSSVVWTAAAPIHWNIFTAGRTLDNIEIKKEETEKAILNYRNTVLEAMEEVENALVSINEYRTRFSLLNNATSATDMAVELVTTQYENGLTDFNNVLDMQRALYEQQTRLVSSQTDSMNSIVALYKALGGGWLSVTETDIIEDAVNVQ; from the coding sequence TTGAAAAAATCGGGACGCTGGCTGGGGGCCTTGGCGGCAGTTGCCTTTTTAGGTGGCTGCACCGTGGGTGAGGATTACAAGGAGCCGCAGATCGAGACCCCTGACGCCTGGCATAACGCCATCATGCAGGAGGCCCCGGATGAACCCTCGGCACCGATTCAGGCCTGGTGGGAAATTTTCAATGACCCGGTGCTCAACGAGCTAATCGAGCAGGCGCGCGAGTCCAACCTGACGGCTGAGGCTGCGCTCGTTAGCGTGCGCGAGGCACGGGCTAGGTTGGCGTTCACCGGTGCTCAGAATTTGCCCGAGGTCGGTGCGCGGGCGCGGGCTTCCTCGACTAAGCTGAGTGATAACGGTGCCCTGAGCCAGGTAGCTCCGCCGGGTGGATTTAAGTCGCAGGGAATGATGGTTTTCGGCCTGGACGCGGCATGGGAAATTGACGTTTTTGGCCGCATTCGCCGTGAGGTGGAGGCCGAAAGCGCGCGCTACGAGGCATCAGTCGAGAGCTACCGTGATGTGCTGGTGTCACTCTATGCAGAGGTCGCGCTGGCGTATATCGAGATACGTTCCAGCCAGGCGCATATCGCCAAGGCCACGCAAAATATCGACGCGCAAACTAAGTCTCTGGACTTAACTGAAGAACGCTTTCGCGACGGCCTGACATCCGCGCTGGATATCGAGCAGGCGAAGTCGAACCTCTATGCGACTCAGGCCGCAATCCCAATGTTTCGCATTCGGATGAATCAGGCCTACAACCGGCTGACGGTTCTTTGCGGCAAGGACATCGACGAGCTGCAAACGATGATTGGCGACACTGGAGTCATGCCGCAGCCCGCCATGAATCTCTCCGTCGGCGTGCCGGCGGATCTCCTGCGTCAGCGCCCGGATGTTCGACGTGCCGAGCGTGAGATCGCAGCTGCCACTGCGATGATTGGTGCTGCTACGGCAGAGCTTTACCCGCGCTTTGCGCTGAAAGGTTCGATTGGCTTGGAGTCGCGTTCGGCCAGCAGTTTGTTTGATTCGTCGAGTGTCGTCTGGACGGCGGCCGCGCCGATTCACTGGAACATCTTTACTGCCGGTCGCACGCTCGACAATATCGAGATCAAGAAAGAGGAGACCGAAAAAGCGATTCTGAATTACCGCAACACCGTGCTCGAAGCGATGGAGGAGGTCGAGAACGCACTGGTCAGCATTAACGAATACCGGACGCGGTTTTCATTGCTCAATAATGCGACCTCGGCCACGGATATGGCCGTCGAACTTGTGACGACGCAGTATGAAAACGGGCTGACGGATTTTAACAACGTGCTCGATATGCAACGTGCGCTTTACGAGCAGCAAACACGACTGGTTTCGAGCCAAACCGACTCGATGAACAGCATCGTAGCGCTTTATAAAGCCTTGGGCGGTGGTTGGCTTTCGGTGACCGAAACGGACATCATCGAAGACGCCGTCAACGTGCAGTAA
- a CDS encoding DUF3302 domain-containing protein — protein MTKLDYISLGLIFFSVIIIVLGVVKIHCYPGKVAEDRGHPQAKAIEVTSLLGLLIFPLWMLALVWAYSNAIIGKMYREEPVKEPKPAKPLPEFLEKHRKHHHEAPKAEKSEPKKPTKEQK, from the coding sequence ATGACAAAGCTGGACTACATTTCACTGGGGCTGATTTTCTTCTCTGTGATCATCATTGTGCTGGGAGTGGTGAAGATTCACTGCTATCCTGGCAAGGTGGCGGAAGACCGCGGGCACCCGCAAGCGAAGGCGATCGAGGTGACGTCGCTGCTCGGTCTGTTGATCTTTCCACTGTGGATGTTGGCTCTTGTTTGGGCCTATTCGAATGCGATCATTGGCAAGATGTATCGCGAGGAGCCGGTTAAGGAACCCAAGCCAGCCAAGCCGCTACCGGAGTTTTTAGAAAAGCATCGCAAGCACCACCACGAGGCACCCAAGGCTGAAAAGTCTGAGCCGAAGAAACCAACCAAGGAGCAGAAGTAG